The Akkermansia sp. N21116 genome includes a region encoding these proteins:
- a CDS encoding entericidin has translation MMKSILNIGLVAVAAVFLSACNTVGGVGKDVSSVGDAMGQAAKDTSKAIDKGVDSM, from the coding sequence ATGATGAAGTCCATTCTAAACATCGGCCTCGTCGCTGTAGCGGCGGTCTTTTTGTCAGCTTGTAACACCGTTGGCGGCGTCGGCAAAGACGTCAGTTCCGTAGGCGATGCCATGGGACAGGCAGCCAAGGACACGAGCAAAGCTATCGACAAGGGAGTCGATAGCATGTAA
- a CDS encoding 4Fe-4S dicluster domain-containing protein, translated as MQWLGTGGLVAGLLPACRRVDRYLVPYNQGPEWTVPGLPTVFATCMPGIRSAVPLMAVCRDGRPTKLEPSPSWPLASGLSSWAQASLFGLYDPARSRKILFHGKPAARQEVQGAFASWAKKTVGKGKCAFLVGDKISPVERALLEELRKRNPGIRVFHWEPLSDAGRRMAVETALQPGVVAVPRLNRVRRLLALDCDWMGTDPQGVASEFMQGRIPDDERSRTIPGSGKDFNRFYAVEGRFSLSGGMADHRLSLLPSAIPLFLWELARRIGSLTENACLRDLPAASAPVSGEWNTWLDACAEDLCSHSSQSLVLLGWNYPQPLHSLVLEINSALKAPGVTLSFLQGEKTFGESLGLLPEAVRQGEVETLFLLGESNPVRKLPPEWDFRGLLESPNLESVHLGLYVDETAQACDWHFPAAHYLESWGIERDEFGRFCYMQPVTLPLYGGYSRIEFLSGLMNSKGRLLSADNAPGNLSPAFHRVRKCFERAVNPVNKEAGWTDALRRGFSPETVYAPLMKNPSPPSQETLDACLCLAETPPPAEGQREVQFVPDYAVWDGRFLTNAWLRELPDPVTGLCWDGSVQIAPDAVEARTMEGKCHLLRVEEDRRCFGEGVACLVPGMPDNLLVIPLGYGGSSVADAGSHAEGNTWTLASSPAAIPYVRRVSASSLRLLPAEKRSIALLPPVSEGDIPVPVCEMDSLSSASPAPESPLWMPPHANDIHQWGMCIDLSLCTGCNACLSACQAENNIPTVGREEVARDRIMHWIRIDRYFRRTEGGNVSLQAFPVACQQCAKAPCESVCPVNATVHTTEGINAMTYARCWGTRYCAANCPYKARRFNFFDYARFSDEATRLQRNPNVTIRSRGVMEKCTYCVQRIEEAKIRHKAQLMSRALPGRSAELELTDKDLLLPEGAVRTACQAACPMEAISFGNLLDKSRIAMLRQSPRHFTGLSEMGTLPRTSYLARTVNSNPELVRKQNSKNGKRDLK; from the coding sequence ATGCAATGGCTTGGGACAGGGGGACTTGTAGCCGGGCTTCTGCCTGCTTGCCGCCGTGTGGATCGCTACCTTGTTCCTTACAATCAAGGGCCGGAATGGACGGTACCCGGGTTACCGACTGTTTTTGCTACTTGCATGCCCGGGATTCGTAGTGCTGTTCCCTTGATGGCTGTCTGCCGGGATGGCAGACCGACTAAGTTGGAACCTTCTCCGTCCTGGCCATTGGCATCGGGGTTGTCGTCTTGGGCGCAGGCCTCCTTGTTTGGTTTGTACGATCCGGCCCGCAGCAGAAAGATCCTGTTCCATGGTAAACCCGCTGCCCGGCAGGAAGTACAGGGAGCCTTTGCTTCTTGGGCCAAAAAAACAGTTGGTAAAGGCAAGTGCGCGTTTCTTGTTGGAGATAAAATATCCCCGGTGGAACGGGCATTACTGGAAGAATTGCGAAAACGCAATCCCGGGATTCGCGTTTTCCATTGGGAGCCTCTTTCGGATGCGGGGCGTCGCATGGCTGTTGAAACCGCCTTACAGCCGGGTGTCGTTGCCGTCCCGCGCTTGAACCGGGTTCGGCGGCTTCTGGCGCTGGATTGCGATTGGATGGGAACAGACCCGCAGGGCGTTGCCTCGGAGTTCATGCAGGGCCGCATTCCAGATGACGAACGAAGCAGGACAATTCCTGGTTCAGGGAAAGATTTTAATCGTTTTTATGCTGTTGAAGGGAGGTTCTCACTCTCCGGTGGGATGGCAGATCACCGTCTCTCCTTGCTGCCATCCGCGATCCCTCTGTTTTTGTGGGAATTGGCACGCCGTATCGGTAGTTTAACGGAGAATGCCTGTCTGCGGGACTTGCCTGCTGCATCAGCTCCTGTCTCTGGAGAGTGGAATACTTGGCTGGATGCTTGTGCCGAAGATCTTTGCTCCCATTCTTCCCAGTCCCTTGTTCTATTGGGGTGGAATTACCCGCAGCCTCTGCATAGTCTCGTACTGGAGATTAACTCTGCGCTAAAAGCGCCGGGGGTAACTCTTTCTTTCCTGCAAGGAGAAAAAACATTCGGAGAAAGCCTGGGGCTTCTTCCTGAAGCTGTCCGGCAGGGTGAAGTGGAGACATTGTTTCTTCTCGGAGAGTCCAATCCTGTCCGAAAACTGCCTCCTGAGTGGGATTTCCGAGGATTGTTGGAATCGCCGAATCTGGAAAGCGTTCATCTTGGCTTGTATGTGGATGAAACAGCCCAGGCATGTGACTGGCATTTTCCGGCGGCTCACTATTTGGAATCGTGGGGGATCGAAAGAGACGAATTCGGACGCTTTTGCTATATGCAGCCTGTGACTTTGCCTCTATACGGAGGATACAGCAGGATTGAATTTCTTTCCGGATTGATGAATAGCAAGGGACGGCTTCTGTCTGCGGATAACGCACCGGGCAATCTTTCTCCGGCTTTCCACCGTGTGCGGAAATGTTTTGAACGAGCTGTCAACCCGGTTAACAAGGAAGCTGGCTGGACGGATGCCCTGAGACGGGGGTTTTCTCCGGAAACCGTTTATGCTCCCTTGATGAAAAATCCCTCTCCTCCCTCGCAGGAAACGCTGGATGCCTGCCTCTGTTTGGCGGAGACTCCGCCTCCTGCCGAAGGACAGAGGGAAGTACAATTCGTCCCGGACTATGCTGTGTGGGACGGCAGATTTCTGACTAATGCATGGCTGAGAGAGCTGCCGGATCCCGTAACCGGACTTTGCTGGGATGGTTCCGTACAAATTGCCCCGGATGCGGTAGAGGCCCGTACTATGGAAGGGAAATGCCACCTGCTTCGTGTGGAGGAGGATAGGAGATGTTTTGGGGAGGGAGTGGCTTGTCTTGTTCCCGGCATGCCGGACAACCTTCTGGTCATACCCCTGGGATACGGAGGGAGCTCTGTCGCGGATGCCGGTAGTCATGCAGAGGGAAATACCTGGACTCTGGCGTCATCTCCGGCGGCAATTCCGTATGTCAGAAGAGTGTCTGCCTCGTCTCTGCGGCTTCTTCCGGCAGAGAAGCGCTCTATTGCGCTTCTCCCGCCTGTTTCCGAGGGGGATATCCCGGTTCCTGTCTGCGAGATGGATTCCCTGTCTTCCGCTTCCCCCGCACCGGAATCTCCTTTATGGATGCCTCCTCACGCGAACGACATCCATCAATGGGGCATGTGCATCGACTTAAGCCTGTGTACCGGCTGCAATGCCTGCCTATCCGCCTGCCAGGCGGAAAACAACATACCTACCGTAGGTCGTGAAGAAGTCGCCCGTGACCGTATCATGCACTGGATCCGAATTGACCGCTACTTCCGCCGGACCGAAGGAGGAAATGTTTCCCTTCAGGCTTTCCCTGTGGCATGCCAGCAATGCGCGAAAGCTCCATGTGAATCCGTGTGCCCCGTCAATGCAACTGTTCATACGACGGAAGGCATTAACGCCATGACCTATGCCCGTTGCTGGGGCACGCGGTATTGTGCTGCCAATTGCCCGTACAAGGCACGAAGGTTCAACTTCTTCGATTATGCCCGGTTCTCCGATGAGGCAACGCGGTTGCAGCGTAATCCCAACGTCACTATTCGCTCCCGAGGCGTTATGGAAAAATGTACCTATTGCGTCCAGCGTATTGAGGAAGCGAAAATCCGGCACAAGGCCCAATTGATGTCCCGTGCGCTTCCCGGCCGTTCTGCCGAACTGGAACTGACGGATAAGGATTTGCTCCTGCCCGAAGGAGCTGTCCGGACGGCCTGCCAGGCGGCTTGCCCCATGGAAGCCATTAGCTTCGGTAATTTGCTGGACAAAAGCCGTATCGCAATGCTCCGGCAGTCTCCACGCCATTTTACCGGGTTGTCCGAAATGGGTACTTTGCCCAGAACATCCTATCTGGCCCGGACAGTCAATTCCAATCCTGAACTTGTCCGGAAACAGAATTCCAAAAACGGGAAAAGAGATCTAAAATGA
- a CDS encoding FAD:protein FMN transferase yields the protein MEQPMMGTLFTIRVYVSSVEQADRACKKAFGEGKRLESLLSSRDERSELASFNRVPHGTFFPLSPELSSVLKTALYYAEKTGGAFDPTLGPCIRLWRRAGSRKQLPDVATLEKARAASGFRKLVLDGTRACKTVPGMRIDLGGIGKGMAVDAMGRILEKEGVSSYCVSSTSDVLVGDPPPGQPGWRVALDQEGKVFLRPLKREAVSTSGAMYRHVLVSGTVYSHVIDPETGLGSIRAGSVTVLAPTATCADALSTACSALGEKGARLVAKHFPEVEIRFHDDAKNAPVP from the coding sequence ATGGAACAGCCAATGATGGGAACCCTGTTCACCATCCGGGTGTATGTTTCATCTGTAGAGCAGGCTGACCGTGCCTGCAAGAAAGCCTTTGGCGAAGGTAAACGGCTTGAGAGTCTTCTTTCCTCACGGGATGAAAGAAGCGAGCTTGCTTCTTTCAACCGTGTTCCACATGGAACGTTTTTTCCTCTTTCTCCAGAGTTATCTTCTGTCTTGAAGACCGCTTTGTATTATGCGGAAAAAACCGGGGGTGCTTTTGATCCTACTTTAGGTCCTTGTATCCGTCTATGGAGACGAGCTGGCAGTAGAAAACAACTTCCGGATGTTGCGACGCTGGAGAAGGCCCGGGCAGCTTCAGGTTTCCGCAAGCTCGTTCTGGACGGTACCAGGGCATGCAAAACGGTTCCGGGAATGCGGATTGACCTGGGTGGCATCGGAAAGGGAATGGCAGTGGACGCCATGGGACGAATTCTGGAGAAAGAAGGAGTGTCGTCATATTGTGTTTCCAGCACAAGCGATGTTCTGGTAGGAGATCCTCCTCCCGGTCAACCCGGTTGGAGGGTTGCTCTGGATCAGGAGGGGAAAGTTTTTTTACGTCCTTTGAAGCGAGAGGCCGTTTCGACGTCCGGTGCTATGTATCGGCACGTGCTTGTATCAGGCACGGTTTATTCCCACGTCATTGATCCGGAGACAGGCTTGGGAAGTATCCGAGCCGGAAGCGTAACCGTCCTGGCTCCTACTGCCACTTGTGCGGATGCTTTGTCAACGGCCTGTTCGGCTCTGGGTGAAAAAGGAGCCCGGCTTGTTGCGAAGCATTTTCCTGAAGTTGAGATACGGTTCCACGACGATGCAAAAAACGCCCCTGTGCCATGA
- a CDS encoding cytochrome c3 family protein — translation MSSSNFSDLRRCVRLAALWTAVAVAIIVAGIYMQNFYPAPYAPQQPVEFSHKTHVCKLGMDCAACHTGAFISPQAGLPPASSCMNCHRHVLSDSPLIEPIRRAADPDYPEYTGMPIPWVAVNRLAGHAYFSHVAHVTRGVGCTECHDDIARMDRVGTSRNRGMKWCTECHRNPSRRLRPLEEIANPSYNPAQYLQNHDIKIGNGLKLTDPNHLSPLLQKRWIVAPSSNCTTCHH, via the coding sequence ATGTCTTCTTCCAACTTTTCCGATCTTCGGCGGTGCGTCCGCTTGGCGGCGCTGTGGACGGCCGTTGCGGTAGCTATCATTGTTGCCGGCATTTACATGCAAAATTTTTATCCGGCACCGTATGCACCCCAGCAGCCTGTGGAGTTTTCTCACAAGACGCATGTGTGCAAGCTGGGTATGGATTGTGCCGCCTGCCATACCGGCGCGTTTATTTCTCCCCAGGCAGGACTCCCACCGGCGTCTTCCTGCATGAATTGTCATCGGCACGTTTTGTCCGACAGCCCGCTGATTGAACCGATCCGCCGGGCGGCGGATCCCGATTATCCGGAATATACGGGCATGCCGATTCCCTGGGTGGCGGTGAACCGCCTTGCCGGGCACGCCTATTTCAGCCATGTTGCCCACGTGACGCGCGGTGTGGGATGTACGGAATGTCACGATGACATTGCCCGGATGGACAGGGTCGGGACATCGCGAAATCGGGGAATGAAATGGTGTACGGAATGCCATCGTAATCCTTCCCGGCGTTTGCGTCCGCTTGAGGAAATTGCCAATCCGTCGTATAACCCAGCACAGTACCTTCAAAACCACGACATCAAGATCGGCAATGGATTGAAATTGACGGATCCCAACCATTTGAGCCCTCTATTGCAAAAGCGTTGGATTGTTGCTCCTTCCAGCAATTGCACGACGTGCCATCATTGA
- a CDS encoding LL-diaminopimelate aminotransferase, with protein sequence MAFINDHFLKLQAGYLFPEIARRVNVFAKEHPDEASRLIRCGIGDVTEPLPMAAIEAMHKAVDDLASRETFHGYGPEQGYEWLRSAIAEKAFKPLGVAVDKDEIFVSDGAKCDTGNILDIFGGNNRIAVPDPVYPVYVDTNVMAGNTGNSRPDGSYEGLIYLPCTAENNFVPELPQERVDLVYLCFPNNPTGAVATKDELAKWVGYARANDAILLFDAAYEAFVREPGIPHSIFEIPGARDCAIEFRSFSKQGGFTGVRCGYIVIPNQLMGRDSQGKPVPVQNLWRRRHCTKFNGASYIVQRGAEALFSADGIRQTNGLIDHYLCNAEMLCNAFSKVGLRVWGGRNAPYVWVECPPGLGSWEMFDKMLHDINVVITPGAGFGSKGEGYFRVSAFNSRDNVEEVCRRVQKLFA encoded by the coding sequence ATGGCTTTTATCAATGATCATTTCTTGAAATTGCAGGCCGGATATCTGTTCCCTGAAATCGCCCGAAGAGTCAATGTCTTTGCCAAGGAACATCCGGACGAGGCATCGCGTTTGATTCGATGCGGCATTGGAGATGTGACAGAGCCCTTGCCTATGGCAGCCATTGAAGCTATGCACAAAGCTGTTGATGATCTTGCCTCCCGAGAAACTTTCCATGGCTATGGTCCGGAACAGGGATACGAGTGGTTGCGTTCCGCCATTGCGGAAAAAGCTTTCAAGCCTCTTGGCGTTGCAGTCGACAAGGATGAAATTTTTGTCTCGGACGGAGCCAAATGCGATACGGGTAACATTTTGGACATTTTCGGCGGCAATAACCGCATTGCCGTTCCGGATCCAGTCTATCCGGTTTACGTGGACACCAATGTTATGGCCGGCAATACGGGAAACTCCCGTCCGGATGGTTCCTACGAAGGACTTATCTATTTGCCCTGTACGGCAGAGAACAATTTTGTTCCCGAACTTCCGCAGGAACGTGTGGACTTAGTGTATCTGTGCTTCCCGAACAATCCGACGGGTGCTGTCGCAACGAAAGACGAGCTTGCCAAGTGGGTAGGCTATGCGCGTGCCAATGATGCAATCCTGCTTTTCGATGCCGCGTACGAAGCTTTTGTTCGTGAACCGGGCATTCCTCATTCCATATTCGAAATTCCGGGAGCAAGAGACTGTGCCATTGAGTTTCGTTCTTTCTCCAAGCAGGGTGGTTTTACCGGTGTACGGTGCGGTTATATTGTTATTCCCAACCAGCTTATGGGCAGGGATTCTCAAGGTAAGCCCGTTCCCGTGCAGAACCTTTGGCGCCGTCGTCATTGCACTAAATTCAACGGTGCTTCATACATCGTCCAGCGCGGAGCGGAAGCCCTGTTCAGTGCTGATGGTATCCGCCAGACGAATGGCTTGATAGATCATTACCTCTGCAACGCCGAAATGCTTTGTAACGCTTTCAGCAAAGTCGGATTGCGTGTATGGGGAGGGAGGAATGCCCCTTACGTCTGGGTCGAATGCCCGCCCGGCCTTGGCAGTTGGGAAATGTTCGACAAAATGCTTCATGATATCAACGTTGTGATTACTCCGGGAGCCGGATTCGGTTCCAAAGGAGAAGGATATTTCCGTGTATCGGCGTTCAACTCCCGGGACAATGTGGAAGAAGTTTGCCGCCGCGTGCAGAAACTTTTCGCATAA
- a CDS encoding trypsin-like peptidase domain-containing protein has translation MSKISSFASQSLVTISATGSSDVGYRSNNEDGRIGSHIVSRAQGSGVIVSKEGHIITNYHVIRGKSYIQAILGDGEVTTARVIGVDQLLDIAVLKIDLQKDLQPIPFGNSDEVKTGQIVMALGTPYGWAKTVTQGIVSGRDRKFNSVGINYIQTDATIHQGNSGGPLINIYGEMIGINSSILSGRISSGGTLGFAIPSNIVLQAFKQICEHGRPMRGYLGIDFVESSQGLKNFIHYQDKDGAIINSIRYNSPAEKAGLQIGDVILECNGNKIEEAKELLRELESLQGGDTIRFVVWRQGRKLSAKITLDDTTKELELNNDSILVRNGITARDLSLVERTSGVKGIVIEEVKAMSNEHKNLESELKAGDFIFSVDGQEINSVKELDNKLKKAPVVIFFVRNNRMFRLKLQLDNTVQGTSSKNTGKSYF, from the coding sequence ATGTCCAAAATATCTTCTTTTGCCTCCCAGTCTCTGGTGACTATTTCAGCGACCGGATCCAGTGACGTCGGCTACAGAAGCAATAACGAGGACGGAAGGATAGGAAGTCATATTGTCAGTAGGGCCCAGGGATCCGGAGTGATTGTTTCCAAGGAGGGACATATCATTACCAACTACCATGTCATTAGAGGCAAATCATACATCCAGGCAATTCTTGGGGATGGTGAAGTAACGACGGCTCGCGTGATCGGGGTGGATCAGCTACTGGATATAGCTGTTTTAAAAATCGATCTGCAAAAGGATTTGCAGCCTATACCTTTTGGTAACAGTGACGAAGTGAAAACAGGCCAGATTGTCATGGCACTTGGTACACCCTATGGTTGGGCTAAGACCGTGACTCAGGGAATTGTCAGCGGACGCGATAGGAAGTTTAACAGTGTAGGTATCAATTACATCCAGACCGATGCCACCATTCATCAAGGCAATTCCGGAGGACCTCTCATTAATATTTATGGAGAGATGATTGGCATTAATTCCTCCATTCTTTCCGGCCGTATTTCTTCGGGTGGAACACTAGGGTTTGCCATACCGTCCAATATCGTTCTTCAGGCATTCAAACAGATTTGCGAGCATGGCCGTCCAATGCGTGGTTATCTTGGGATTGACTTTGTCGAATCCTCACAGGGTCTCAAAAATTTCATCCATTATCAGGATAAGGATGGAGCTATTATCAATTCCATTCGTTACAATTCTCCAGCCGAAAAGGCCGGATTGCAGATTGGGGATGTCATTCTTGAATGTAACGGAAACAAGATCGAAGAGGCTAAGGAATTGCTCCGGGAATTGGAATCCCTGCAGGGAGGGGATACGATCAGGTTTGTCGTCTGGCGCCAGGGACGTAAACTATCCGCTAAAATTACTCTCGACGATACGACGAAGGAATTGGAGTTGAATAATGATTCAATTCTAGTCCGCAATGGCATTACCGCGCGTGATCTTTCCCTGGTGGAGAGAACATCCGGTGTTAAAGGAATCGTGATCGAGGAAGTGAAGGCAATGTCAAATGAACATAAAAACCTTGAGAGTGAATTAAAAGCCGGGGATTTTATTTTCAGCGTCGATGGGCAGGAAATCAACTCTGTAAAAGAATTGGATAATAAATTGAAAAAAGCTCCTGTCGTCATCTTTTTCGTTCGCAATAATCGCATGTTCCGTCTCAAACTTCAGTTGGATAATACTGTGCAGGGAACTTCTTCCAAAAATACTGGAAAAAGTTATTTTTAA
- a CDS encoding Gfo/Idh/MocA family oxidoreductase, producing MIPRRSFLKTAAGTAGFLLAAPHVVRAQEAFPTKVLKIGLIGCGGRGLGAIRNALDADSDTVVWALADAFQERVDFGANLVKEQYGGRMQAEPSRRFVGLDAYQKLLAEPVDVVLLCTPPAFRPLHLAAAVAANKHLYVEKPIAVDVPGVLSVMESARAAKNRNLVILDGFCWRYDDANKAARTWLQEGKLGRVLSFDGLYYTTPPKSPLALDSRPPQESDVSWALRNWTAWYWLSGGQFVEQVIHTIDGMMWSMEDRPPLAAFGSGGRAQRTDDGDVWDHYDVHFEYDHDVIGHISCRQWVGCHSEISDRTFCEQGILATPYRPHIQSAKRWRYRGERTNMYANTHVAFYKYLRNGEWVQTLEQAATKTLVAIMGRNAALSGRRISWDDIQKDSQVLVPENLTMDTTLPPAKIPVPGRG from the coding sequence ATGATCCCACGACGAAGCTTTTTGAAAACCGCTGCAGGTACGGCAGGTTTTTTATTGGCTGCGCCCCATGTAGTCCGGGCCCAGGAGGCTTTTCCGACAAAAGTCTTGAAAATCGGTTTGATTGGATGCGGGGGACGTGGGCTGGGAGCTATCCGCAATGCGCTGGATGCCGATTCCGACACCGTCGTTTGGGCTTTGGCGGACGCTTTTCAGGAACGTGTGGATTTTGGAGCCAACCTAGTGAAAGAGCAGTACGGCGGCCGCATGCAGGCCGAGCCGTCCAGGCGGTTTGTAGGGCTTGATGCCTACCAGAAATTGCTTGCTGAGCCGGTGGATGTTGTTTTGCTGTGTACGCCCCCTGCATTCCGTCCTTTGCATCTGGCTGCGGCAGTGGCGGCCAACAAACATCTTTATGTGGAAAAACCTATTGCAGTGGATGTCCCCGGAGTGTTGTCGGTAATGGAGTCGGCCCGTGCGGCCAAAAACAGGAATCTAGTTATTCTGGACGGCTTTTGCTGGAGGTATGACGATGCTAACAAAGCTGCCCGGACCTGGCTTCAGGAAGGTAAACTAGGACGTGTACTTTCCTTTGACGGGTTGTATTACACAACGCCTCCCAAGTCGCCCCTTGCCCTGGATTCCCGTCCACCGCAAGAATCGGATGTTTCCTGGGCACTACGCAACTGGACGGCTTGGTATTGGCTTTCCGGAGGGCAGTTTGTGGAACAGGTGATCCATACCATCGATGGCATGATGTGGTCGATGGAAGATCGGCCGCCTCTGGCTGCCTTTGGTTCCGGCGGTCGTGCCCAGCGTACCGATGACGGTGACGTATGGGATCATTACGATGTCCATTTTGAATACGATCATGATGTGATCGGCCATATTTCATGCCGGCAGTGGGTCGGATGCCACAGTGAAATTTCCGATCGTACGTTTTGCGAGCAAGGTATTTTGGCAACTCCCTATCGTCCTCATATCCAGTCTGCTAAACGTTGGCGTTACCGCGGAGAGAGAACAAATATGTATGCTAATACGCATGTGGCTTTCTATAAATACCTACGGAATGGAGAGTGGGTGCAGACGCTCGAACAGGCTGCGACAAAGACGCTGGTAGCTATCATGGGGCGCAATGCCGCCCTCTCCGGTCGCCGTATTTCATGGGATGATATCCAGAAGGACAGCCAGGTTCTCGTTCCCGAAAATTTGACGATGGATACAACTTTACCTCCGGCTAAAATACCAGTACCTGGACGGGGATAA